Proteins encoded in a region of the Dehalococcoidia bacterium genome:
- a CDS encoding methionyl-tRNA formyltransferase, with translation MRIVLIGQQAFGESVLTRLREAGHDVAGVCAPATKEGARPDPLRAAAEAAGLPVLETRRLRRPEVFEQYAALKPDLNVMAFVTDIIRENVLTLPAQGTIQYHPSLLPRHRGISSINWAIIQGDAVTGLTVFWVDAGIDTGPILLQKEVPVGPDDTVGSIYFNKLFPIGVDAMVEAIDLVKAGTAPKIVQDESKATYEPPCSEEHTRIDWQAPADTTYNLIRGSNPQPGAVTSLGGARLKLFDVERVPGAGGAPGSVLAVEDAGVLVAMREGAVRLKRVTPEGQGKIAAADWARATGLAPGARLGG, from the coding sequence ATGCGCATCGTGCTGATCGGTCAGCAGGCGTTCGGCGAGAGCGTGCTCACGCGGCTGCGCGAGGCGGGGCACGACGTCGCCGGCGTCTGCGCCCCGGCGACGAAAGAGGGCGCCCGCCCCGATCCGCTGCGCGCCGCCGCCGAGGCCGCCGGCCTGCCCGTGCTGGAGACGCGACGCCTGCGCCGCCCCGAGGTCTTCGAGCAGTACGCGGCGCTGAAACCGGACCTCAACGTGATGGCCTTCGTCACCGACATCATCCGCGAGAACGTGCTGACGCTGCCGGCGCAGGGCACGATCCAGTATCACCCTTCGCTACTGCCCCGTCACCGCGGCATCTCCTCGATCAACTGGGCGATCATCCAGGGCGACGCCGTGACCGGCCTGACCGTCTTCTGGGTCGATGCCGGCATCGACACCGGGCCGATCCTGTTGCAGAAGGAGGTCCCGGTCGGACCAGACGACACGGTCGGCTCGATCTACTTCAACAAGCTCTTCCCGATCGGCGTGGACGCGATGGTCGAGGCGATCGACCTGGTGAAGGCCGGCACGGCGCCGAAGATCGTGCAGGACGAGAGCAAGGCGACCTACGAGCCGCCCTGCAGCGAAGAGCATACGCGGATCGACTGGCAGGCGCCGGCAGACACGACCTACAACCTGATTCGTGGCAGCAACCCGCAGCCCGGCGCCGTCACCAGCCTGGGCGGCGCCAGGCTTAAGCTGTTCGACGTGGAGCGCGTGCCCGGAGCAGGCGGCGCGCCCGGCTCCGTGCTGGCGGTGGAAGACGCGGGCGTGCTCGTAGCCATGCGCGAGGGCGCGGTGCGGCTCAAGCGCGTGACGCCGGAGGGCCAGGGCAAGATCGCGGCGGCGGACTGGGCGCGGGCCACGGGCCTTGCGCCCGGCGCCCGACTGGGCGGGTAG
- a CDS encoding Crp/Fnr family transcriptional regulator, which produces MQSDHTVRALTAVPLFANLPPAVIEAIAGKVRRRRFNNGEVIFHEGDPGRALCVIESGRVKVVSVSEQGQEALLAVLGPSEFFGELALFDDMPRSADIVAMEQTLTLNLNRDDFFAIIDRFPSVSRQIFSVLAAQIRRLTSDVADIVFLNLDARIAKRLLELADSHGADTPEGRRIELNLSQAELGSMVGATRESVNQCLRRFQESGLITLGRQRITVVKADGLRRRINY; this is translated from the coding sequence GTGCAGAGCGATCACACCGTCCGCGCGTTGACGGCTGTCCCCCTCTTCGCCAACCTTCCGCCCGCCGTGATCGAGGCGATCGCGGGCAAGGTTCGGCGCCGCCGTTTCAACAACGGCGAGGTGATCTTCCACGAGGGCGACCCTGGCCGTGCGCTCTGCGTGATCGAATCGGGCCGGGTGAAGGTCGTCTCCGTCTCGGAGCAGGGGCAGGAGGCGCTGCTGGCAGTGCTGGGGCCGAGCGAGTTCTTCGGCGAGCTGGCGCTGTTCGACGACATGCCGCGCTCGGCCGACATCGTGGCGATGGAGCAGACGCTGACGCTCAACCTCAATCGCGACGACTTCTTCGCGATCATCGATCGCTTTCCCAGCGTCTCGCGCCAGATCTTCAGCGTGCTCGCGGCCCAGATCCGCCGGCTGACCAGCGATGTCGCCGACATCGTCTTCCTCAACCTGGACGCGCGCATCGCCAAGCGGCTGCTGGAGCTGGCCGACTCCCACGGCGCCGACACGCCGGAGGGCCGGCGCATCGAGCTGAACCTGAGCCAGGCGGAGCTCGGCTCGATGGTGGGCGCCACGCGCGAGAGCGTAAACCAGTGCCTGCGCCGCTTCCAGGAGTCCGGGCTGATCACGCTCGGGCGGCAGCGCATCACCGTGGTCAAGGCCGACGGCCTGCGCCGCCGCATCAACTACTGA